The Sinomicrobium kalidii region CCGGCATTTGTAGAAATGATCATTACATAATTTACCCCGGTCTCTACATCCCTTATGGTGAGGCGTTCCGGGTTTTCTTCAAAAAATTCATCGGCCCGGATAAACTCATAAAAAATACCGGAATCCAGTTGCAGCAGCATCCCGTCTTCCTGTTGGGAATCCTGATAGGCAAAAAAACCTTCACTGGCGGGAAAGAGCTCTATACTGTCTACTTTCCTGCCTATAAGCTGCTCGAATTTGGCCCGGTACGGTTCAAAATTCACCCCGCCGTAAATGAAAAGTCCGAAATTCTTGAAAATATCCCCTATTTTCTTTCCTGTTCTGGCGTGGAGTTTTTCAAAATACATCTGCACCCAGGAGGGGATACCGCTTATCACGGTCATGTTTTCCTTCAGGGTTTCCTCTACAATGGCATTGACCTTGGTCTCCCAATCCTCTATGCAATTCGTTTCCCAACTGGGCATGCGGTTCTTTTGCAGGTACCCGGGAACATAATGGGCCACAATCCCGGACAAACGCCCCAGTTTAATGCCGTTTTTCTCATTCAGCTCGGGGCTTCCCTGTAAAAAGATCATCTTGCCATTTACAAATCCGGCATTTCCCGTTTCGTGAATGTAACAAAGGATGGCATTTCTTGCTGCCTGAATGTGATGGGGCATGGAATCGGCAGTAAGCGGAATGTATTTTGCCCCGGATGTGGTTCCGGAGGTCTTGGCAAAATACAGTGGTTTCCCTTTCCATAGTACGTTTTCTTCTCCTTTCACCACCCTGTCTATATAGGGCCTTAATGCCTCATAGTCACGAACGGGCACCCTGTCCACAAAATCGCTGTGGGACTTTATACTGCTGAAATCATGATCGTTGCCGAATACCGTGGATGTTGCAGATGCAATGAGTTCACGGAATACTTTATCCTGGGTCTCCACCGGACGGACGGCCCATTTCTGAATTTTATTATAGGTAGTTCTTGCAAATATTTTTGCGCCAAAGGACTTTAATGACATATTCTGAATTTGACAAAATCACCATAACCTTATAAGGGTATTGTTCCCCGCTCTTTAATCGAAATCTATATAATCCGTGGGGTTTACCGGGTAACCGTTACTCCACAATTCAAAATGCAGGTGCGGACCGGTGGTCAGCTCTCCGGTATTTCCCATAGTGGCAATAACCTCTCCTGCTTTTACCAGGTCTCCCTGCGATTTGGTCAGTGACCCGTTGTGCTTATACACGGATATAAGACCAAAGGAATGCTCTATGATGCATACATAACCGGTTTCTACCGTCCACTCGGCAAAGATAACAATGCCATCGGCGGCGGCTTTGACCGGAGTACCCGAAGCCCCGGTAATATCTACGGCAAAATGCTTTTCTTCCAGGTTATACGAATTCGATATCGCCCCGGAAACCGGAGGGAAAAGTACAAAATTTACTTTGGAAAGGGCATTGCCCATAAGATTATACTTGTCTTCCATGGCCACTTCTTCCCGCAATGCAAGGTCTTCTTCTCCGGGACTCAGGTCCACTTCGGAAGGGTCCGGCCTTTCTCCTGTTGCCAAAGAGTCCGCAAGGACGTCCCTGTTCATGTTTTCCGGGCTTACTTCCCCGGTAAGCACTTTTTTGACATTTTGTATGTAGCGGTCGTTATAATCCAGGACGGTTACAAGTGAATCGGCCTTATAGGTCAGATCGGCCACCTGTCTTTTCAATTCGGTCGACGAATAGCCGGGAATGTATTCCCTGAGCGGGGTAAAGGCAATGAGAATTGTGGTAACGGCAATTAAAAAAACGGCAAAGGACGTCCCTACAACAAAAACATTGAGCCTGTTCAGCCTGAAGGAAAGACGCTCCTCGAAAGTATCCTCATTCAGGATAACCAGCCGATACTTGTGTAAAAGCTTTTTTGCAAGTTTCTTTCTTTTCGGTTTACTTTCTGCCATAGTTCCTGCAAATATAGCGTTCTAAATATAGCCCTCTTCTTAAAATTATAATAATTAACGGTGCGATTAAACTTTTCTTATTACCTTTGTTATAGTAAATTTAATTAAAAATGATGTCATTGAATATTTTTTTAGGAATGATCGGCCCTTGGCAGATCGTATTGGTCGTAGTAGTCCTTCTGTTGCTTTTCGGCGGCAGGAAGATTCCGGAACTGATGCGCGGGCTCGGAAGCGGGATAAAAGAATTTAAGGACGCCACCAAAGAAGACGAAACTGCTCCCGAAAGCAACAAGAAAGAATAAAGTAATTTTTTTCTTGTAAATATACAACGACCTTTATCCCGGCGAGGATAAGGGTTTTTTTTGTTTTTTACAGGCCCTGAAACCACAGGTTCTACGAATAACATAATGGTGTTAATCGTTCATAGACAGTTGAATACGCTTTCTTTCCAGGTCTACATCGATTACTTTTACCATCACGTGCTGATGTAATTTTACCACACTGTTCACATCGCTTACAAATTCATTGCTCAGTTTGGAAATATGTACCAGCCCGCTCTCCTTGATCCCGATATCCACAAAACATCCGAAATTGGTGATATTGTTCACAATCCCCGGAACGGTGATCCCGGGTTTCACATCTTCTATGGTTTTCAGGTCTTTGCTGAATTCGAATACGGCTGCCTTTTTTCTGGGGTCCAGGCCCGGTTTTTCCAATTCCCTGATAATATCATTCAGGGTGGGTAACCCCACGGTTTCCGTACAGTACTTTTCGGGGGTTATCCTTGCTATATTTTCCCTGTTTCCTATAAGTTCCCGGACTTCCAGTTGCAGGTCGTGCGCCATTTTTTCCACTATGGCGTAGCTTTCCGGGTGTATGGCGGAATTGTCCAGCGGATTTTTACCCTGCAATACCCGGAGAAAGGCCGCACTTTGTTCATAGGCCTTATTTCCGAGCCTGGGAACTTTAAGAAGTTCCTGCCTGGAGCGTATTTCCCCGTTTTCGCTCCGGTATTCCACGATCTTTTCCGCAAGGGATGGTCCAATACCCGATACATAACTCAACAGGCTGGGGCTTGCCGTATTTACATTAACGCCAATACTGTTCACACAACTCATTACCACAGTATCGAGTTCTGTTTTCAGTTTGCCCTGGTCCACATCGTGCTGGTATTGCCCCACTCCTATTGCCTTGGGATCAATCTTAACCAGTTCGGCCAGCGGATCGGCCAGCCTTCGCCCGATGGACACCGCTCCTCTTACGGTAACATCATACTGGGGAAATTCCTGTCTTGCAATACCCGAAGCGGAATATACGGATGCCCCGCTTTCATTCACCATAAAAACCTGTATTTCACGGTCAAAAGCTATTCGCTTTATCAGTGCTTCCGTTTCCCGGGATGCAGTACCGTTACCAACGGCAATAGCTTCTACCCGGTAGGCATTTACGAGCGATCTTATCTTTTTTATGGCCTGTTTCGCTTCCCTTTGCGGAGGATGCGGGTATATGTTTTCGTTGTGAAGGAGATCTCCTTTTTCGTCCAGACATACGATTTTACAACCGCTTTTATAGCCGGGATCTATGGCCAGGATGCGTTTTTCCCCCAGTGGCGGAGCCAGCAACAACTGCCGCAGGTTGGCAGAAAATACCTGAATGGCGGTATTATCCGACTTTTCCCGGGCTTCTTTCAGTACCTCATTGGACACAGCAGGATATAACAACCGTTCGTAGGCTTCTTTTACCGCTTTACGGATATAATCTGTTCCCGTGCCCGTTTCATTCCGTATCACAATGTTTTCTATGGCTTCCAGGGCGCTTTCCTTATCTGTTGTCAGCCTGATCCGGACCACTTCTTCCTTTTCCGCACGCAACATGGCCAGGAGCCTGTGCGACGGGCATTTATTCAACGGTTCGTTCCAATCGAAATACTGCCTGTATTTTTGGGCCTGTTCATCGTCTTCCCTGCCCTTTATCACAGATGCAGATATCCCGGCATTCCTTCGGAATATCCGCCGTAATGCATGCCTTACCCTACGGTTTTCGTTTATCCATTCGGCAATAATATCCACAGCTCCCTGTAGCGCCTCTTCGGTACTATCCACCTTATCTCCGAGGAACCTTTTCGCCGCATTTTCAACATCTGTTCCAGGTTGTTGTGCCATCAGGATCTTGGCCAGAGGTTCCAGCCCTTTTTCCCTGGCCACACCGGCCCTCGTATTGCGCTTCCTTTTGTAGGGCAGGTAAAGGTCTTCTATCTCGGTAAGTGTAGTGGCTTCCTCTATTTTTTGTTTTAATTCGGGGGTCAGCGCTTCCTGTTCTGCTATGGATTTAAGCACGGCGTCTTTTCGCTTGCACAGTTCCTCATAGGTGCTTTTCAGCTTTTGTATGGCCGCAATCTGCACCTCGTCAAGGTTTCCGGTCATTTCCTTCCGGTAACGGGCAATAAAGGGCACTGTATTGTCTTCCCCCAGTAATTTTAAGGTGTTGGTAATACTTCTTTCGGGCAGATCAATGCGGGTGGAAACGTAATTTAAAATATTCACTACGGGTTAGGATATGAGATTTCAGATTTTCAGACCTCGAATACAGGTCCTCAAAAATATTGTTATCTTTTACGGGAAGTTCCGGAGTATCATTTAAACATAAACACTTGTTTTCAGTAGTTATTTTCCGGTAAACCTGATGCTCTTCAGTATGGATTCCAGTTCAAACATATAATCGCGCTTGTCCTCGGAGGGGGCAAAGGTAAGGCCTTCCAGGACGAGCAAGCGGTCGTTTTCTTTATCCGTTATGATATAATTTATAAAGGGCCCGGCCATGGCAAAGTTTTTCATTTCCCACATGCCCTTGGTCTCCATAGTGGGTTTTCCGGCCAGTGTAATGTCAAAAATATAGGGCGCATATGCCTTCTGGGTAATCATATACATGCCTTTTTCCCGTCCGGGAACGTATTTCTTTCCTATGGAATCGTGCATTTTTATAAAGGCGTCCACACGAGTGGAATCGTCAGGAATGCTGTTCAAGGGAAGTTCATAGACAAATACGTTCATGGTTCCCTTGGAGATCATCCTTTCTATCCATATAAAATTGTCTTCCTGTTTTGCCGTTTTATACACGGAAGGCATGGTAAGGGCTATTCCGAATTTTTGTTGCAAATAGGTTTCCTTGTTTTCCGAGGTCAGAAACCTTTTCTGGTTTTCTTTCACATCATTGTCCTTGAATTCACGGATATATTTGTCCGAAGTTTTGGCAATGAGGGCTATCAGTTCCCCGTTATCCGGAGCTTTTACAACTCCGATTTTCTGCGGACGGGCAAAAGTATCGGTCTTGATACCCGAACCTGTAGTCGTATCCTTTTGTACAAGCAGAATGTTCCTGCTCTTGGTAGTAGAACCATTAAATACGGAAGGAGGGATCTGATGAAGGGTAAAAAGCGGCTCTACGGAAGGCAGACCATCTACGGGAGCGGCATAATAATTACGTATTTCATCTCCTACTTCGCCCTTCCACATCTCATTGTCTATAACCACCGCCAGGGAATTAATGGCTCCGACGGAATCCGGGAGATACCGTTTCTTGTCCTTTTCGGATTCCTTGCAGGAGGACAACACCAGCAATACTCCGGTTAAAAAAAGCGCAATTCCTTTGCGAATGCCTGAATTAATCCCGTTTCTCCGGTTTATTTTTCCATAATTGTCCCATGTTCTCTCTGTCCGTGACCGGACAGGTGCGTTTTGTACCATTTTGTTCAGATTTAGTGGTTTTGTTAGCAGTTACAAAGCTTTAGCTTCATTCCGGGCTTTAATTTATTCCCACTAATATCGTTCCAATCTTGAATATTTTTTACAGAAATTCCCCTGAATTTTCTTGAAATGGTCCAGAGGGAGTCTCCCTTTTTAACGATATACACTTTATTTTTAGAAGAATCTGAGTTTCCGGACGACGACTTGGCCACAGGTGTGAGTGTCCGTTTTCTCGGGTATATGGTAAGGCGCTGACCAATGCTTATCCTGTTGTTCCGGAGTCCGTTCCACTGTTTCAGGTCACTTACCCGTACGCCGTAACGATTGGCTATTCTCCCCAGGTAATCTCCGCGCCTCACCCGGTAGGTTATCTTGCTGTTCTTTTCAAAAAACTGCGGTAACGGCTTTTCCTTTTTTGCTTCTTCGGCTTCTATCAGGGCATAAATAGCATCTTCATTGGTCACAAATTTACCTATGGCCTTTTTGGGAAGGCGAAGAGCATGTACTTCGTTCTTGATATGGGGAACGATATCGAGTTTATAGGCAGGATTTAAAAACTGTATCTGGTCGACATCCACACCAACCAGTTCCGATACCTGATCAAAGCTGACTGATCGTTTTACATGAACCGTATCGGTTTCAAAATAGGCAACTTCAGGTCTCTGTACGTGGAGTCCGTGTGCATCGGCATATTCGAAGATGTACATCATAGCGAGAAAGGAGGGTACATACCCGGCTGTTTCTCTGGGCAGGAACGGCCTGAGGTTCCAGTAGTTCTGATATCCTCCGGAACGGCGAATGGCTTTGGATACATTTCCCGGTCCGGAATTGTAAGCCGCCAGTGCCAAATCCCAGTCACCGAATATTCCATATAACCTGGCCAGGTATTTACAGGCTGCTTTTGTAGACTTAACGGGATCGCTACGCTCATCTATGTACGAACTTACCTCAAGGCCGTACATCTTCCCGGTATTGTACATAAATTGCCAGATCCCGGTGGCTCCTACCCAGGATTTTGCTCTCGGGTTCAGGGCAGATTCTATAATGGCCAGGTATTTTATCTCCAGAGGGATGTCGTTATTGTCCAGCTCCCTTTCGAACAGGGGAAAGTAATATTCGCTTTTCAGTATGGTCCTTTCGAGGAATTTTCTCTTGTTTTTCAGTAAGTTCTTGATAACACTTTCCAGTTCCGGATTGTATTCGACATTAAAAGGTGTTTTTTCATTCAGTGCCGCCAGCCGGGCTTTCAGGGTGTCCGTAGGTAATTCTTTATATTTGATTTTCTCGTATTCAAGTCCTGTTACCGTTTGGGTAATGGTGTCGTATAAATTGTTGTCGTACAATTCCTTCAGCCATAAACTATCTATTCTGGCTGCCAGAGAATGGTCTTTGAGACGATATACGCCATCCACTTTTTGTATGGTCACCTCCGGCAGTAAAGAATCCTTGTTTTCGGGAGCTCTTCTTGTTCTTTCCCGGGACACTTCTTCCTGGTTTTCATTAATTTCTGCAAGTTCCTGTGCGTAGCCTGTAACGATCATCAGACCAAGGAATAGGGTAGCAAAATAGCTTTTCATTGGGTTTAGACTCTTTTTTGGATTAACGGAAATCCCGTAAAAATCGTGTTTTTTATTTAGAAAATAAACACAAAATCGTGTTAAAATAAGAATCCCTGCCTTTAATTCCTAAAGACAGGGATTTATTCTTTATGTTTTTTAAGCAAAAACCTACATTATTCCCGAATTGCAGCAATTCCCGGAAGGGTTCTTCCTTCCAGACTTTCCAGCATTGCCCCTCCTCCGGTAGATACGTAACTTACCTTGTTTTCAAAACCAAACTGTTTTACGGCAGCTACCGAATCTCCGCCGCCTACCAGGGAAAACGCTCCGTTTTTGGTAGCCTCTTCAATAGCATCTCCTATCGCTTTTGTCCCTTTCTGAAAATTTTTCATTTCAAAAACCCCTACGGGGCCGTTCCACAAGATGGTTTTCGACTGCAGGATAACTTCCCTGAAGTTGCTCAGGGTTTTCGGCCCGGCATCCAGTCCCTGCCATCCGTCAGGTATTTCGTCTACGGCCACTTCCTTTGTATTGGCATCGTTGTCAAAAGCATCGGCAGCGATAACATCTACGGGAAGATGTACTTTTACACCTTTTTCTTCAGCGCTTTTCAGGATCTCAAGGGCGAGTTCCTGTTTGTCGTCTTCACAAATGGAATCGCCAATTTTACCACCGTTAGCCTTCACAAACGTATAGGTCATTCCACCGCCGATAATGAGGTGATCTATTTTGTCGAGAATGTTTTCAATGATCGTGATCTTCGAGGAAACCTTGGCCCCGCCGAGTATGGCTGTTACCGGTTTTTCCCCGGTATTCATCACCTTGTTGATACTTTCGATCTCCTTGGCGAGCAGATAACCAAAGCATTTGTTTTCTGCAAAATACTTTGCCACTATGGTGGTAGATGCATGTGCCCTGTGTGCGGTACCGAAGGCATCGTTTACATAAACATCCCCGAGTTTTGATAATTGCCCGGCAAAATCTTCATCGCCCTTTTCCTCTTCCGCATGAAAACGAAGGTTTTCCAGGAGCAGGATTTCACCGTTCTTCAGATTGGCCACGGCTTCTTCCGCCTTTTTCCCGACACAATCTTCTACAAAATTTACTTTGACACTGAGTATCTCAGATACGGCATTTACGATATGCTTTAAAGAAAGTGCTTCCTGGGGTACTCCTTTCGGCCGGCCCAAATGGCTCATCAGCACGGCACTCCCCCCGTCTTCCAGGACTTTTATTACCGTGGGCTTTGCAGCTTCTATACGCGTAGTATCCGTTACATTGAATTCGCTGTCCAGAGGTACGTTAAAATCCACACGGATCAATGCTTTTTTTCCTTTAAAGTCAAAATCATCTATTGTCTTCATAAAAGTAATGTGTTTACGTGTTTTGAAGGGTATATTTTCCGTATATATAACAGAAAAGTATTGAGCACAAATGTAAATAAATATTGATTTGTAAAAATAGCCCTTTTATTAGAATATTGTTAAATTGACGAAATAGTTTTGGAGTTGATTGGTTCGGGAGTTTCGGAGTTTTTTCGATTTATTGTTTACCTCAGGCCTTCCTGAGCTTCCCCACCAATAAACTCATCAACTAAATAACTCCAAAAACCAAAAAGACTTTATATTTGCCGTATGCTATTCAAAGATATTCTGGGACAGGAACACATTAAGCGGCACCTTACGGTAAGTGCCGATCAGGAAAGGATACCGCATGCCCAGCTTTTTGTGGGAAACGAAGGAAGCGGGGTACTGCCTATGGCCATTGCTTATGCGCAGTACGTGCTGTGCAGAAATTCAGGAGGAGAAAACAACACAGGTATTGAAACCTGTAACCTGAAATTCGGGAACCTGGCACATCCCGACCTGCATTTTGCTTTTCCCGTCGCGGCCAACAGCAAGATAAAATCACGTCCCGTAAGCAGCAATTTCCTGGAAGAATGGCGACAGTTTATCAACGAAAGACCGTACGGAACCCTTTTTGAGTGGTACCAGTCGCTGGGCATAGAAAACAAGCAGGGGCAAATCGGTGTGGATGAAGCCCAGGAAATCGTAAAATCACTGTCCCTTAAATCCTATGAAGGCAATTACAAGGTGATGATCATCTGGATGGCCGAAAAACTGAACATTTCGGCCGCCAACAAATTACTGAAACTCATCGAGGAACCGCCGAACAAAACCTTGTTCATCCTGATCGCACGGAACGAAGAGCAGATTATGCAGACCATTCTCTCGCGCTGCCAGATATTGCACTTCCCTCCTCTGGCGGAAACGGCGATCAGGGAAAAACTCGTTTCCCGGGGAATTGAGGAAAACGAAGCCTTAAAAATTGCCCACCAGGCCAACGGGGACTACAACAGGGCCATGGTGCTCGCAGATACGGACAACAGTGACCTGACTTTTGAAAAATGGTTTGTGCAATGGGTACGCTCTGCCTTCAAGGCAAAAGGGAACAAAGCCGCAATACACGATCTCATTGCCTGGGGCGAACAGATCGCCACCACCGGAAGGGAAACGCAGAAACTCTTCCTGAACTATTGCCTGGACGTTTTCCGGCAGGCCCTTTTAATAAACTACAGCGCACAGCCATTGGTTTATATGGAATTCAAAGCGGATAATTTCCGACTGGATAAATTTGCCCCTTTTGTAAGCGGCAATAACATTACGGAAATTTCCCGGGAACTGCAGGACGCCATTTATCATATAGAACGGAACGGCAATGCAAAAATAGTACTGACGGACCTTTCCATTAAACTGACCCGCTTACTGCACAAGGCCTGACCTTCCGAAGGAGATTCCGGAGAAAACAGGCCACTCTTCCTTGACCGGATAAACTTAAAAAACACCCGTCAGGCCGTAAAATACAATCTTTGTCTGTAACTTTATACAACCAAAAAACAGTTTATTATGGAAACCCTGCAACACAATGCTGCCGAAGTTCTCATCCTTCTGCTTCTCGTAATTACCTTTTTACAGAGTGGTATCGACAAAATAACAGACTGGAAAGGCAATATTTCCTGGCTCCGGGGCCATTTTTCCGAAACTTTTTTAAAGGATATGGTGCCCCTGTCCGTCGCAATCGTATTGATCCTTGAAATAATATCGGGCGTGCTTTGTCTCCTGGGCATTGTACAACTCCTGACACAGAACAATACGCCAATGGGATTTTACGGAGCTATTGTCTCCTGCCTGACCCTCTTGATCCTGCTTTTCGGGCAGCGTATTGCCAAGGATTACGAAGGAGCCAAGACCATTGTGGTCTATTTTATTCCGGCTGTGGCAGGGGTGTATCTCCTGCAATAAAACCTTTTGACAGACCTATTGTTTTTCAGTAGCCTCTTCCTTTTTGAGATAGGTGTCGAGGAACTTTAATATCTGTCCGTATCCCTTGATCTCGTTCTCTTTCTTGACAAAACCGTGCCCTTCGTCGGGAAACACGATATACTCTACGGGAATATTGTTCTTTTCCATGGCCTCCACGATCTCATCGGATTCTACCTGTAATACCCTGGGGTCGTTGGCCCCTTGCAATACCATCACCGGATTTTTTATCCGGTCGGCATGAAAAAGCGGTGAAATCTCGCGGAGCCGAATGGAATCTGCCGTATTAGGGTCTCCCAGTTCTTCATAAAGGGCCTCGCGGAACGATTCCCAGTACGGCGGGATTGATTTGAGGGTACGCAACCAATTGGTAACGCCAAAAATGTTTACACCTGCTTCAAATTCATCCGGTTCAAAGGTCATGGCGGCCATGGTCATGTATCCGCCGTAGCTTCCTCCTATGATCCCTGTTTTTTCAGGGTCTATGTATTCCTGTTCCTGTAACCATTTCTTGCCCCAGATACAGTCTTTGAGGTCCTTGTCACCATGATTCCTGTCGTCCATTTTATGGAAGGACTTTCCGTAGCCGCTGCTTCCCCTGTTGTTTACCGCCAGTATGGCATAGCCGTTGTTTACGAGATACTGTAAAAGCGAAGAATATCCTGTGCGCGATTGTCCCCCGGGGCCTCCGTGAACCCAGACCAGGGCCGGTACCTTGTTTTCGGCTGTTGCGGTCAGGGGTTTATAGTAGATGGCCGGGATTTCAAGCCCGTCAAAAGACTTAAAACGCACCACCTTTGCCGATACCAGGTCTTCCCTGTCTATTTCCGGGTTGAGGGTTTCTGTAAGCTTTTTGAGCTTCCCGGTATCGAAATGGTATACGTAGAGGTTATTAGGAGATCTGGAAGTGCCTACGGTAAGCCGCATTTTTGCTTCACTTTCGGAAATACTTACGGCGACAATATTACCGTCAGGAATTTCCGGAAAATCTACTTTTTCTCCCGATGTATTGTCGA contains the following coding sequences:
- a CDS encoding S9 family peptidase → MKTNVLLLTVFLVLSCNTEKKQEAREIEQYTIEQFYGNSRISGGSFSSDESRLLVSSDESGIFNLYEINIEDGTKKQVTHSEKESFFAIDYVPGTGQILYSADKGGNEINHIYLLEEDGTTKDLTPGEEAKSSFAGWSEDKKSMYYLSNKRDPRYFDMYKMNMADKTVEMLYENTEGFSISGSSADENILALQKSVTTSENRLFLYDRTTGQTTEISDTDKPGIYSASGFSKDGKYFFYTTDVDAEFTYLVRHEVESGKNTVLFQTDWDVMYSYVSENEKYRVIAINEDGKNTLVVLDNTSGEKVDFPEIPDGNIVAVSISESEAKMRLTVGTSRSPNNLYVYHFDTGKLKKLTETLNPEIDREDLVSAKVVRFKSFDGLEIPAIYYKPLTATAENKVPALVWVHGGPGGQSRTGYSSLLQYLVNNGYAILAVNNRGSSGYGKSFHKMDDRNHGDKDLKDCIWGKKWLQEQEYIDPEKTGIIGGSYGGYMTMAAMTFEPDEFEAGVNIFGVTNWLRTLKSIPPYWESFREALYEELGDPNTADSIRLREISPLFHADRIKNPVMVLQGANDPRVLQVESDEIVEAMEKNNIPVEYIVFPDEGHGFVKKENEIKGYGQILKFLDTYLKKEEATEKQ